CGTCGATTTCGCATCCTTCGAGCGAATGATTTTCAGGACGTTGTTATCCATCGGAATAACGGTAAATCCGTAGACATCCAGCACGCTCAGGAAGAACTGGTAATACTGTTCTTCATTCATCATGTCATAGCTGCGTACGGTGATCGTTCCGCTGACCGAGGGATCGATAATGACCGTCTTATTCAGATTCTTACTGACGGTATTGATAAACTCCTGAATATCCGTGCCCTTAAAACTGGCGGAGAATTCGGCGCTCCACGCGAGTGATGACGCCATCAGAAGCACACTTCCGCCAAGCAATAACATGCTTTTACGGCGTACCTGACCAAGCCATTGGTTTTTATGTTTTGAAAAAACCTGATGCTTAAAAAATCCCTGTCCCTTGCTAAACAAATTAGTGGTCTCCATCCAATGCCAGATATATATCCTGCTGTTGACCATCACGCTCGACGGTCAAATTAAATTTGCTCATCCCTGCCAGTTGCGCCATCGCCTGCTGTGCCTGATCCGCATCGCGTAAGTCCATGCCGTTTAATGACACAGCGAGATCGTTATCCTGCAAGCCAGCGCGGTAGAAAAGATCGGGATTTTTGCCGGGGTTTAACTGATATCCTTTCAGTACTTCTTCTTCCGTGACGGGAGAAATAGTGAGGTAATCCTGTGCCGAGACGGGATTTTTTTGTATCTCTTCTTTCACTTGGCTAAATGCGCCAGCAGACGGCGACGTGTCAGCCGCCTTTTCTTCCTGATACAAATGCAGCGCCTCATAGCGCCCCTGATACTGGAGCACGACACGATCGGCAGAGATAGTCACAATTTTGGCTTCATAGCCCGGAATGGCATCGCCGACGTTGCGACTGTATTGCAGACCATCTTTAGAGATGATGGCAATCGAACGCTGAGCTTCCCCACTAGCCAGAACCCCTGTCAAGCTGATATTTAACGATGTCAGCGGAATATCACCGGATAATGCAGCGTCATTAACCGCAGAAGCATCCGCATCGGGGGCATGGCCAAACAACGTAAAATCGCCTGGCGTCGCAGGCTTTTCTTTCGCCTGGGCAGGCGTTACCGACACGCCAACAAGGCGTGAATCTTCAGGGAGGAGAAAGCGCCAGGTCAAGACGGCCAATTGCTGACAAATCAGCAGCAAAATCAGCCCCAACACAATACGTCGGATGAGAGGGGCTGGCAGTGACCGGAGAGTGGCGACCAACGAATTAAAAGACGGTTCTTTGAAAACTTGCAATCGTGCCATAGATAATCATCCATAATACTCCCCACGCCCATTGGCGTGGGGAAAATGCCTTATTCCGTTGCGGCTTCTCGGGTGAGCGTTTCATCACCGCTGGTCGCCAGCGCGGCATCATTATTTACACGGTCTTCGAGCCGGATATTTTCAATATGACCGAAATTCCAGGCTCCCGGTACATTCTCAAAAATGACATTTTTAAATTCACTGTTCTTCAGGAACGTAATGTCCGTGGCTTTTACATTTTTGAATTTTACATTCTCAAAATGCAAGCCTTGGTGATAAGCATCGCGTCCAAAGGAGAACTTATACGCATCAGCCATCTCAGCGATGGTCATGCCATCAACCAGAATACTGTTTTTCTTGGCTGAACCATCCACCGTGACGTTGGAAACGGTCACATCACGGAACTGTGCGGGTTCGGCCGCAGGCTGGGTATCGTTCACGTCCGCTTTATATTTAATCGTGAACACGAACGGCTCGTTGACAATATCACGCATCGCGTTATTACGGAATACCACGTCACGCGAGCCGCCACCATAATAAGGTCGGCTCTTCATGCGCAGGCCAACATCCGTCTTATTCATGACATTATCTTCAGCAACAATTTTTTCAATCCAGGCACCAGTATGGCTACCCGTGACCACCGCACCGTGCCCGCGACGGAAGTAGTTATTGAAGATCCAGGCACCGCTCTGCGCTTTTTGCCCCAGCGTCGCCACCTCGGCACCGTATCCTGCCGCAAAGTTTACGCTGTCATCACCCGTATCGAAAAAGTTATTGAATACCATGACATTTTGGCTGTTTCCGAATTCAATACCGTCCGCATTATTCGCATCATACGTCGTGTGCACCAGCGCATTCATCGCCACATTTTCGGATTCCAGCACCATCACACCGTGGTAAGCCGGGTTCAGAATCGTCAGCCCTTCCAGATACATGTTGCTCACGCCGCGCAGCGTCATCAGACTGGAGCGTCGGTTTTTGTACGCTTCATCCAGTGACATGCCTTCATTAACGGCTTTTGCCGTTTGGTCTTTTGCCAGAATACCGTCACTGCCAACATTGGTCGCTTTGCTCGCACGGTAGAGCGGTAATTCATTCTTTAATTCATCAATTTCAGTAATGTTTGTATCGCCAGATTTGATGCCACGCACCCAACCGTTGCCATCAATCGTGCCCTGCCCGACGATACGGATATTTTTAAACGTACCTGCATGGCTATTGCCCCGATCGTCGGCTTCCAGCACGTTAATCAGTGACGGTGGGCGCTTAGGTAATTGAGGTGACGTGTAAGGGTAGAGATAATAGCCGCGAGCGAGCGGATAGTCGTCGCCATTTGCCGAGCCCAGCAACGTAGCCCCTTTCGCGACTTCAAACGTCATGTCGCTATGCAGGAACAGCGCGCCAGTTTTAAACGTTCCCCCTTCAACCACGACTTTACACCCTTTCGGATACGCGGCTGGCGTACAGTCATCAATTGCCTTCTGAATCGCCAGCGTGTCGTTGGCTACGCCATCCCCTTTCGCACCGTAGTTGGTCACATTCAGTGACGCTGGCGTCGCCGTCGTTTTCTGCACGACGGTTTCACTATCTACGGATTCTTTGCCGTCGTCATAAAGCGCACGCACCGTGAAGCGATATTCTGTTTCCGGCGACAGATTCGTCACCTTAAAATTATGGAAGCTGACGCGGACATGCCAGTTATCAGTATCAATCGCGTTGTAGAAATTATCGATATAAGGCTTGGCGGGCGAATGGGTGTTTTGGTTATCAATCGTGCCGCCCAGCAAGGTTCCATTCATATAGACACGGTAATCCTTAATACCCGCAGCAGGTTTGGTCGGTTTTTCCCAGGCAAGTACCACGCTGTTGTCATCATAGGCCAACGTCGGCACTTTAAGATTTTGTGGCGCAGCAGAACGATCAACACTCACATTCGGCGTTGAGTCGCTATCGCTGCATCCGGCAATCAGGCCGCTCAGAACAAGTGTCGCGCAGAGCGTCAGGCGAGTACGGCGTAAAAAGTCAGTCATAGCATTTCCTGTATTTTTATGTCATCCGACCTATGTTTCCCTACGGCAGAGCCACTACCGCGGGGGAGACACACATCGGGCTGAGGGTTTACAGATAAAAAATTAAATAAAAAATAATGAATGAGGTCGGGTGACTACGGCAGGGCAATCTCCAGTTTTCCCGCACCGGCATTTTCCAGCACATATTTCTCAACGGTGGCGACAGATTTCCCTGCGCTATACGCATAAGGTGGGCTCCATTCCAGTTCATTGGTACAGGTTTCCAGCGCCCATGCGGGTATGGCCTTCCCGGAACTTGTGGCGGCGGCTTTCTCGGCGTCTTGCAAGGCGCTGCATTTGTCTACTGCGATTTGATTCACATTGCTTGCCGGATTGCCATTAAACCAGGAGCCGTTGTCTTTAAATTTGCTTCCCTTGTAGGCACCAATAATCAGCTTTTCATCCGCACCGCCGCCCTGGAAATTAAACACGTTACTTTCGGAAAGAATGGATGAATCGAACCCCATCCCAATCGCATACAGAATAGGGTAATTCGTATCCGTTGCCCCACGATGGTAGTTGTTGAGCAAATGCACCTGACCAAAGCGCACTCGCGGCGAACGCTGCACGCTGTTGTCCCATAAATTCCCTTCAAAGGTAATCCGATACTCTCCTTTATCACCATCACCTGAGCCAATTAATACCGTTTTGTCATGCTGAGCGAAAATGTTGTAGGAAATCGTCAGATAATCGGCTCCATCTTCGATATCCAGCAAACCATCGTGGCGCTGGATATGCTTGCCAAATAGCACCGGCTCCTGATAATCAGGATGTTCACCATCCGTAAAGGTGCAGTGATCAACCCAGACATTTTTGCTGGCATTAATCGATACCGCATCATAGCGGGCATTCCAGTTTCCTTTATCGCCGTCACTGCCGTCCCAAGCCGGGGCAAAGTCGCGCGGAGCCTGGAACGTAATATTACGGATAATGATGTTGCTGTTATCGGTTTTGCCAAACGTGTGGCTTAAGGTATTGAGGGATAAATAACCTTCCACCAGTTTCGCTTCGCTACCCACGCCTAAAATCGTGGTATTCGGTGGGACCTGAAATTGAATTTGCGCCTTCTGGTTGTTGGCATACTGCGAGCGTTGGCCATTTTGCTTCTTAAGCAGGCTAAGCTCAGCGCTAGCCGCCGCCGCATCGCTGCCACCCGCATCCGCCGTCGCTTTCAACTGCGCCATATAATCCTGATCGAACGCTTTGACATATAAATCAAAATCAAACGTTGTTTTATTCGGCTTGGTTTTATAATACTCAGCATCCGCATAGCGTCCATTACCTAAATCATCGCCGCGAATAGTGCCTTGCCAGTAGATAATTTTGGGTTCTAATTTTGCCTTCAACTCCGCATCGGCATCGCCTGCAATATAATGGGGGCTGCGGATATTATTTAACGCATCTTTTAATTCCTGGCGGCTGGTTACGACATAAATACTATTTTCATGTGCGCCTTCGCCTCCCGTTGTTGCATAAAATTTACCATCCGTATTCTGATATTGTGCAGCCCAGCCAAACGGTGCCGTTTTCACCTGTAAATCTGGCGGTGCCGCTTCTGCCACTGGCTGCTGACTATTATCACACCCGGAAAGCACGAGCGCGGAAAAGGCAATAGCTACCGCACAGGTGCGTAAACGACCAGTCCCAATAACCATTCTAAACATGTTATCCCTCAGTATTTTTTAATTATCAAAATAGAAAAAAAACCGCAAGAAACCCTGCGATATTAATCGCATACTTTAAAATTGCTTTTATTCTTCATTTAGCGGTAGTTTTATACATCCCGTATTGATAAAAAAGCAGCACAATACCTGTAGTAAAAACCACACAATAAAACTGCCGATTTTACACGCGGGATGATTAATTAAAGACTTATGACGCCTCCACATTTATTGACTAGCAAACACAAAAAGAAACGTTATACCTACAAGGGTAAAACATGGTTTCATTAAAGCAAATTCGCACGTTTTTTTTGCGACCCGCATCAAGATTCCATCTGTGATTATTATGATTGCAATAGTTTTTAATCAAAATGGAGGAACTGTCACATAACCGAGAGATTCAGTTTTCTGGCTCTTTCTATTTTTTGCAAAATAAGGCATACGGCCCCCTCCTACTCACCCTACTTTCGTTTATGATGTGAGGCTACACAACCTAAGGTTGATAATTAAGGATTAGCACGTGGACAACGCACCGGACGCACCGACACACTCACAGCCAGCACTGCTTGCCAAATACTCAATGCCTGGGTATTTGATGATTATTTATGCTCTGCTTTTTATCGCGCTTGGCTGGTTCAGCCATCAGCGCTGGGGGAATCCTACATCTCCTACGACCGCGTTGGCGGCTCAAGCCGCGACCTTACCTGCGGCAGCAGAACAAACGCCAGCAACACCCGCGGCAACACCTCATCAAGAAGAAGCCTATGTAGATACTCCTGCACCGCCAGAGAAAAGGACCACACTGCCGTTGCCAGCCATCAGCAATGGTGAGATTCCCCCGCTGACCTACAGTGCTCACGTTTACACATCGGATGAAGCCAAGCGCAGTATCAAACTCAACGGGCTGCAATTCCATGAGGGCGATTCGCCAATAGAAGGATTGGTCATAGAACAAATCCAGCAGGATATGACCATTTTCAGCGTTGAGGGCGAGGTGTTTATTCTGGAAGCGTTGGAGGATTGGCCGGGCGGAAAATTCAACGAGAATGAACGTTCCGCCGACAATGAAAGTGGAAGCGCCGCGCCTTAACCGTGACTGCGAATGGCATCAATAAACGGCGTCAAGGTACGGTTAAATTCAGAACACTGCGTCTCTTTGGGCGTACTGTCTTTTAATAACCCTTGATACAGGCTTTCACTGCGCTGCGGTAAAGCCTGATAGCTCGCGACATTCCAGCCTCGTTGTTTCGCCACAGTCAACGCGACATTGGTAATCGTCGCATCATCGGGAAGATCGCTGCGGTTACACTTCGATTTGAGATAGCGGGTAGCCGCTACCAGCGATGACAGCTGATTCAGTTGATCGTTAGGAGACACCGTGACCGCAGAAGACTGACCTGCCACCGTTCCTTTG
The genomic region above belongs to Pectobacterium colocasium and contains:
- a CDS encoding glycosyl hydrolase family 28 protein; the protein is MTDFLRRTRLTLCATLVLSGLIAGCSDSDSTPNVSVDRSAAPQNLKVPTLAYDDNSVVLAWEKPTKPAAGIKDYRVYMNGTLLGGTIDNQNTHSPAKPYIDNFYNAIDTDNWHVRVSFHNFKVTNLSPETEYRFTVRALYDDGKESVDSETVVQKTTATPASLNVTNYGAKGDGVANDTLAIQKAIDDCTPAAYPKGCKVVVEGGTFKTGALFLHSDMTFEVAKGATLLGSANGDDYPLARGYYLYPYTSPQLPKRPPSLINVLEADDRGNSHAGTFKNIRIVGQGTIDGNGWVRGIKSGDTNITEIDELKNELPLYRASKATNVGSDGILAKDQTAKAVNEGMSLDEAYKNRRSSLMTLRGVSNMYLEGLTILNPAYHGVMVLESENVAMNALVHTTYDANNADGIEFGNSQNVMVFNNFFDTGDDSVNFAAGYGAEVATLGQKAQSGAWIFNNYFRRGHGAVVTGSHTGAWIEKIVAEDNVMNKTDVGLRMKSRPYYGGGSRDVVFRNNAMRDIVNEPFVFTIKYKADVNDTQPAAEPAQFRDVTVSNVTVDGSAKKNSILVDGMTIAEMADAYKFSFGRDAYHQGLHFENVKFKNVKATDITFLKNSEFKNVIFENVPGAWNFGHIENIRLEDRVNNDAALATSGDETLTREAATE
- the gspC gene encoding type II secretion system protein GspC — protein: MARLQVFKEPSFNSLVATLRSLPAPLIRRIVLGLILLLICQQLAVLTWRFLLPEDSRLVGVSVTPAQAKEKPATPGDFTLFGHAPDADASAVNDAALSGDIPLTSLNISLTGVLASGEAQRSIAIISKDGLQYSRNVGDAIPGYEAKIVTISADRVVLQYQGRYEALHLYQEEKAADTSPSAGAFSQVKEEIQKNPVSAQDYLTISPVTEEEVLKGYQLNPGKNPDLFYRAGLQDNDLAVSLNGMDLRDADQAQQAMAQLAGMSKFNLTVERDGQQQDIYLALDGDH
- a CDS encoding pectate lyase family protein; the encoded protein is MFRMVIGTGRLRTCAVAIAFSALVLSGCDNSQQPVAEAAPPDLQVKTAPFGWAAQYQNTDGKFYATTGGEGAHENSIYVVTSRQELKDALNNIRSPHYIAGDADAELKAKLEPKIIYWQGTIRGDDLGNGRYADAEYYKTKPNKTTFDFDLYVKAFDQDYMAQLKATADAGGSDAAAASAELSLLKKQNGQRSQYANNQKAQIQFQVPPNTTILGVGSEAKLVEGYLSLNTLSHTFGKTDNSNIIIRNITFQAPRDFAPAWDGSDGDKGNWNARYDAVSINASKNVWVDHCTFTDGEHPDYQEPVLFGKHIQRHDGLLDIEDGADYLTISYNIFAQHDKTVLIGSGDGDKGEYRITFEGNLWDNSVQRSPRVRFGQVHLLNNYHRGATDTNYPILYAIGMGFDSSILSESNVFNFQGGGADEKLIIGAYKGSKFKDNGSWFNGNPASNVNQIAVDKCSALQDAEKAAATSSGKAIPAWALETCTNELEWSPPYAYSAGKSVATVEKYVLENAGAGKLEIALP
- the gspS gene encoding type II secretion system pilot lipoprotein GspS; amino-acid sequence: MSLSLSKFSALTLLCVVLAGCQQTGTSVHKGTVAGQSSAVTVSPNDQLNQLSSLVAATRYLKSKCNRSDLPDDATITNVALTVAKQRGWNVASYQALPQRSESLYQGLLKDSTPKETQCSEFNRTLTPFIDAIRSHG
- the gspB gene encoding type II secretion system assembly factor GspB, with amino-acid sequence MDNAPDAPTHSQPALLAKYSMPGYLMIIYALLFIALGWFSHQRWGNPTSPTTALAAQAATLPAAAEQTPATPAATPHQEEAYVDTPAPPEKRTTLPLPAISNGEIPPLTYSAHVYTSDEAKRSIKLNGLQFHEGDSPIEGLVIEQIQQDMTIFSVEGEVFILEALEDWPGGKFNENERSADNESGSAAP